In Vigna angularis cultivar LongXiaoDou No.4 chromosome 8, ASM1680809v1, whole genome shotgun sequence, one DNA window encodes the following:
- the LOC108321237 gene encoding uncharacterized protein LOC108321237 translates to MHMVNLAHLNGQVHLYVVCTISQPDVIPMIEYNVDEGGEEVAPQVNEGGEGAQFAEGIDDGLRKQLDEGVDGDGERIKAHDVGQAEMTQAAEDEGERIEVDEGDVERTKENEERIEVEEADVEGERTKADQVEFEGERIEIVEADGERTTTDEVQEERIEGQKADVEAKRREVDEVEVEVGKIEVEEADGERTTADEVQEDEGERIEVEEGDAERTTTDEMHEEIIEVEEADIEAERIEAHDGEGHRLDGEGYRIEVQDLEDIEVVVCDWSTSRDDDDGQMNSEDGLVDINVQCDVSHSSSNLEVEVEPVLLGSESDMEEDYINDYGWFNDE, encoded by the exons ATGCATATGGTCAATTTAGCTCACTTAAATGGGCAAGTTCATTTATATGTTGTGTGCACTATCTCTCAACCTGATGTGATTCCCATGATTGAATACAACGTTGATGAGGGAGGTGAGGAAGTTGCACCTCAGGTGAATGAGGGTGGTGAGGGTGCACAATTTGCTGAGGGTATAGATGATGGTTTGAGGAAACAGTTGGATGAGGGGGTAGATGGTGATGGTGAGAGGATAAAAGCACATGATGTTGGTCAGGCTGAGATGACACAAGCAGCTGAAGATGAGGGTGAGAGGATAGAGGTTGATGAAGGAGATGTTGAGAGGACAAAAGAAAAT GAAGAGAGGATAGAGGTTGAGGAAGCTGATGTTGAAGGTGAGAGGACAAAAGCAGATCAAGTTGAATTTGAGGGTGAGAGGATAGAGATTGTGGAAGCTGATGGTGAGAGGACAACAACAGATGAAGTACAGGAAGAGAGGATAGAAGGACAAAAAGCTGATGTTGAGGCTAAGAGGAGAGAAGTAGATGAAGTTGAAGTTGAGGTTGGGAAGATAGAGGTTGAGGAAGCTGATGGTGAGAGGACAACAGCAGATGAAGTGCAAGAAGATGAGGGTGAGAGGATAGAGGTTGAGGAAGGTGATGCTGAGAGAACAACAACAGATGAAATGCATGAAGAAATAATAGAGGTTGAGGAAGCTGATATTGAGGCTGAGAGGATAGAAGCACATGATGGTGAGGGTCATAGGTTAGATGGTGAGGGTTACAGAATAGAAGTACAAGACTTGGAGGATATAGAAGTAGTAGTCTGTGATTGGAGTACATCacgtgatgatgatgatggtcaGATGAATAGTGAGGATGGGTTAGTAGACATAAATGTTCAGTGTGATGTAAGTCATAGTTCTAGTAATTTGGAGGTTGAGGTTGAACCTGTTTTGCTTGGGTCTGAGtcagatatggaagaagattataTTAATGATTATGGTTGGTTCAATGACGAATGA